A single region of the Candidatus Omnitrophota bacterium genome encodes:
- the fmt gene encoding methionyl-tRNA formyltransferase, with protein MNLIYFGSSEFSRVVLEGLCRMGFAPSLVVTKPDKPKGRGLQLTATEVSVLAESKKISVVKPNSLKEKSFIEKLRAESVDFFVVVDYGKIIPLEVLSLPNEFTLGLHPSLLPRYRGPAPIEYALLNGDQTTGLTIFKVNEKVDSGDIILQKQVVIDSNDDYHSLSRKLSNEGFQFIVEGLSKIKDGSYKLVKQAEARASFTFKFKKIDGQINWQKRAVDINNLVRAISGWPSAYTYHNGLLLKVIKSDVIKVTDEIGPPGGIVKIEPKGIYVTTGEDILRISRIQPQGKKVMDAWSFVCGHHLKVGMSF; from the coding sequence ATGAATTTAATCTATTTTGGGAGTTCGGAATTTTCAAGAGTGGTGTTAGAAGGTCTTTGCCGGATGGGTTTTGCGCCTTCTTTGGTTGTCACTAAGCCGGACAAGCCTAAGGGTAGAGGGTTACAGCTTACGGCTACTGAGGTAAGCGTTTTAGCGGAAAGCAAAAAAATTTCGGTAGTTAAACCGAATTCACTAAAAGAGAAAAGTTTTATTGAAAAGCTCAGAGCCGAATCCGTTGATTTTTTTGTTGTGGTTGATTATGGCAAAATCATTCCTTTAGAAGTACTTTCTTTGCCGAATGAGTTTACTTTAGGATTGCATCCCTCGTTGCTTCCGCGATATCGCGGCCCAGCACCGATTGAGTATGCCTTGCTTAACGGTGACCAAACAACTGGGTTAACTATTTTTAAAGTAAACGAAAAGGTTGATTCCGGAGACATTATTTTGCAGAAGCAAGTCGTAATCGACTCTAATGATGATTACCATTCGCTTAGTCGCAAACTTTCAAACGAAGGTTTTCAATTTATAGTCGAAGGGTTATCTAAAATAAAAGATGGTAGCTATAAGTTAGTTAAACAGGCTGAAGCCAGAGCTTCTTTTACTTTTAAATTTAAAAAGATCGATGGTCAGATTAATTGGCAGAAGCGAGCGGTTGATATAAATAATCTTGTTCGGGCCATCAGCGGCTGGCCTTCGGCTTATACTTACCACAATGGTTTATTGCTTAAAGTCATAAAGTCTGACGTTATTAAGGTAACGGATGAAATTGGTCCGCCGGGTGGGATTGTAAAAATAGAACCGAAAGGAATTTATGTAACTACTGGTGAAGATATTCTAAGAATTTCTCGCATCCAGCCTCAAGGTAAAAAAGTTATGGATGCTTGGTCCTTTGTTTGTGGTCATCACCTTAAGGTGGGAATGAGTTTCTAA
- a CDS encoding acylphosphatase, with product MQKRNHIFFSGMVQGVGFRFGALSLAKKYNIKGWVKNLNDGRVEIIAEGKNRDLDSFVSDLGIEFEGRVTSCEIVVEEIACSFKDFRIIF from the coding sequence ATGCAAAAGCGCAATCATATATTTTTTTCTGGTATGGTCCAGGGCGTTGGCTTTCGTTTCGGGGCTTTAAGTTTAGCTAAAAAGTACAATATCAAAGGTTGGGTTAAAAACCTTAATGACGGTCGAGTAGAGATAATTGCTGAAGGAAAAAACCGCGATTTAGATTCTTTTGTGAGTGATTTAGGTATTGAGTTTGAAGGAAGAGTCACTAGTTGTGAAATCGTGGTTGAGGAAATCGCTTGTAGTTTTAAAGATTTTAGGATAATATTTTAG